Part of the Henckelia pumila isolate YLH828 chromosome 2, ASM3356847v2, whole genome shotgun sequence genome is shown below.
tttgccacagttgtagcaacTTCCTTGGAATTTCTTCGCTTTCCCCTTTTGCTTTCCATCATGGGGGCGCTTCCTCTTGTGACTCGTACTAGATTCCGCCAGATTTGCTTTGGCCTCGGTTTTCATCTTTTTATGTGACTTGGCCTCGGTATTTCTGTTGTCCTCCTCAATGCGAAGTCGCACTATAAGATCTTCAAGTTTCAACTCTTTACGTTTGTGCTTAAGGTAGTTTTTGAAGTCTTTTCACATAGGAGGCAACTTCTCAATGATAGACGCGACttggaatggttcattgatttccatCCCTTCGACCAATAAGTCATGCAAGATGATTTGTATCTCTTGCACTTGACTCATTACGGTTTTTGAGTCTATCATCTTGAAGTCCAGAAATTTGCCAACCACGAACTTCTTTATACCTGCGTCTTCCGTTTTGTATTTCTTCTCCAAGAAATCCCAGAGTTCCTTGGCCGTCTTGACTGATGAATAAACACTATAGAGAGTGTCATAAAGGCCATTCAGAATATAGTTTCTGCACAGAAAATCGTTGtggttccatgcatcaacaGCGGTCCTCCCTTGGGTGTCAGAATCGCAATCAACGACGATAGGGGGATCCTCCTTCAGAAATCTAGAAAGATTGAGCGTTGTCAGATAGAACAGCATCTTCTGCTGCCAACGTTTGAAGTCGGCACCATAAAACTTTGGCGGCTTTTCTCCATGTGCAGGGGTGGAAGCGAGCGGAGTGAATGAAACGGTAGACATCTTCAGAATCCGAGAAATACACAAATTTCGTCTTGCGATTGTTATAAAGGTGTACTTCGAATTCTGAAAACGTGTACAACAACAGCAGCAACGGCAACAACAACTAGTCGAGGCGAGAAaatctctctatccgcaagacgaaattgcccgttaacagtgctcaacgttggcggcaatcgtctctaagatacaacgactaacgatcgtgatatagcagcactataaatatcacgaacttcagcaaacgaaaataagtttcaacttttctttgagaaagtgagggagagatttttcagaaatcagaaatctgatatatacgttatcagatgtttctATGTAACTTTTCTGTGTTATAACCAACGTATATATAGTCTTATACACGAAACAACACGTTTGAaggcgtaaggatgcaacccatgacagaaaaagcccAAAAAGAGTCGTGACTTTTCAGAACACAGAAGGTGTGCTCGGGCGGTAATTTTCTACCGCTCCAGCGCCAATCTTCTGTCTCGCAAACGAGGTGATGCGCGCGcactcaataaaataataaaatattattttaaataaattttatccaaaaaaaataatttatcataAGACCTCGCCGAGCCGGCCGGCCGCgcgtgtttgttgcatcgattagcgtcttgcccctttacaaaacatccggtgccctaagggcccaatcccataaacCAAACATGGGTTATTTAAGGTGAACAACAAATtggagttgttccaatgtgggacaaccaATTTTCCAtttccctccaatttatttcatcaaatttttgaatttttcaataCTTGAGACAAGTGTTTCAAGCCATTTGGGTCAATCATTACAAACCCTTTCAAGCCCATTTCTTCCAGCAATCATAATTCATTTAATATTTCCAACATCTTTGACGAAGAAAACCACgaaattagattttatttttctatcaaCATTTCTAAAAATGAACCAACTTTTATTCCCATTTTCATCCTACACTTCCTATGTTATATAAAGGGTTCTGGGACgtgcataattttttttttctctaaaatttaaaacatatcgctaatttttaatttgttatcTTAAAGAATGAtcgattaaattaaataattaatttcacaaAACGAAATGCTAATtagtgtttaaaaaaaaaataacgtaTATCCCAGGTATTCACGAAAATACACCTTTTATGATGgacgatttaaattatttacgtacaaatcaaaatttttcttaattaattATTCTTAAAATATTACTTTAAGATATCTCAAAGAACAAACTAATCTTAGTCACCTAAATTATAATTAAGATGGAAAAAAGAGAGAGATTtcagataaaaataaaataaaataaaatactgcAAATTATGTCGAGTATTGTAGTAACATTTCCCATTTACCATTATAATTTGATATCAATAAGGTTATTTAGATATGTGCGTGCGTGCATGCAAATAAGAATATATACCCCACCGAAATAAAAAGACGATTTACAACTAGATATGTCAAAGTGAGTTAGGTACGTCGGCTTGCTTTGCCCCGCCTCGCCAtataaaataggtgggttgggttgataaTTACGAACCCACCAAATGACGGACCGACCGGtcgcctaatggtgggttgtggCGTGTTGCGAGTCGATCCGCTCCAACTCGCCAAATTACACGTAAGTTCGTCGGGTTGGCCCCTCCGATCCCACCACCTAAAATAGATGTGTTGGGTTGATGTTTTCTCAATCCGCCAAAAAGATTGACCGGCCCGCCATGCCCAATGGTGGCTTGTGACGGGTTGTGGACCGACCCACCCCTATCCCGTTTTGGCACCTCTATTTTCAACCGTGATTTTAATTTCAGTTGCTAAATAACtacggaaaaataaaaaatggtaGTTAATGCACACATGTATGTGCAAAACTATGCAAACCCAATAATTATTCACACAAAAAATGCACAAATATTAGATGGATGCATGATCAGCACTATGCACAGTTTAGTTACTCGCAAATAACAGCGCATGAAACATGCATTAAGCCAAAGTTGAAAATGGACACAACAATTGAGGCTTCTCAGCCATTATCTGTTGCCTCTAACATATATGTACAGAAGAGATACACACAGAAACGCACAACTATAATTTAAGACACTGAGTCGTCCCTACAGTACATTTATGTACgaggttttaaaaaaaagacaCATACACTCGAATTGATGCACGAAAACGTTACCACATTCCACCGACATGATAGGATTGTAATATATCGACGAAGATTCTGACCCAAAACTTGGTCATTCACCTGTTGCAGTAACTCTTAGTTTTCTGTATTTCTGTTcaaggaaagaaaaaaaaaattgcaatcAGTTTATGAAAAAATGATGGATGCAAATCACTTGTAGCCATGCAAATCTTCAGTATATTTGCCAACCGTAGAGAATAAGGAATAGAAAAAATGTCGTGCAGAAAACAGGGAGCTGGGGATATAGTAGTATGATACTTCCAACAAACAAGTGGAAGTCCAAGAATGCTGATTGTAGTTGCATGTTGATAGGTTCTATATATCAATGGCACATCATCGAAATTATGGCACCAAAAATACAAGATACGAACAAACTTAAATAAGATGAAACAGTAACTGGGACTTGGCAGCTAAACGATAAGCGAGTGGATGAAGCAGTTGCAAACCAATAGTGaaaagaaaaattcaaatttgattgagGTAACGGTTTGGAAACCTGCTTAGCCGTTGAAAAAACTTCAAGATTTCGTTTCCTGCAATCAATATCATTTTCTTAGATCTAGGAAGCGTGTACTAGCTATCGTTTATCCTGTTAAGTCATCTAACAATAAGGGAAGAACTTGAATACGTGATCTGGCTATGTAAAATGCTGATGCAAATCACAGTAATTAACTTCCCACAACTCGAGCTCTGCAAGAGAACACTGTTCAAATGACTAGTGCAGTAAATAGGGCAGTtaaagttagaaaataaggAAGAACAGTAATAACATTATGTGTAGAAAAGGGAATAATCAGGGCAGCAATAGCATCATAGTTCCATTGAAAAAGTGAGAAATCTATGACTGGTAATTGAATTTGCATGTGTATTCTATCAACGGTTCAAAGCTCTTGATGATCTAGCGGAAAAACAAGAAACAGATAAACATGTACAAGATGCACAGTAGGTAGGAGACAGCTATATGACAAGTTAGTGGATGTCTGTGCATGCATCAATTGCTGCTTGTGCACATGCTAAATGTGTGCGTGTAAAGCAACTCTTAACGCATGATGGAACCGTTAAAACTGAAGGCTAAAAACAAACTCCAAAATCAAGCCAATAGTTCGGAAACCTGCTTGGTGGTTGGACAATCGTTTAGTTTAGGTGTCGTTTTCAGCCATCAACATTGTTTTCTTAGATAAAGGACAAGTGCGTTAGTTCTTATCAATCCTGTTCACTCGTATGATGACTAATGTAAAAATAATCCAGGATTCACTAGAACGTGTCAGCAATTGTTTTCTGAAATATCTCCGGATGTCACGGCAGAATTTGACCGACGTTTCAGGAACTGTAGCCATTAATACACTAAAAAATGGCAACATTAGTAATTTAAGATTTACTTACTCACTAACACAATCTAAATGCCATTCAAATTATATGGCTATGAAATTTGAATGTCAAGAAGTGCGAAACAAGTATACATATTTCCATGAATAGTAAATCTTTCACAGCACAGGAACAATCCGATTGCCAAATTAATGGTTACAGGTGCCTTAAATGACCCCACATCCTCAGTAAAGAAAAGTACAAATCCACGTCATGCCATCAATATGTACAATTGAAATTCTACTCTCTCCTGGATTACTCTCCTAAAGTGGATTGCcaacatgatatgcatgtcGCAGACCTCTTTCATATAGATATGGTAACACAAGCACATTAATGACATTGCACTTATCCAAAAACAAGTCAGTAAATAATAAGGATGTGATGTCATCAGTAAAAGTGAGTTGCAAAGTCAACAGCATAGAATACTAATCCAAGAGTGGAACTAAAAGGCTCATTTAGCAATGGTCGTAAGGATGTCTTTTTAACCAGcaacattatttttttaatagagGACACAAGGGACCAGTCCGTAATTGACCTTGTGATTTAAACTGTGTCATAGACtcataataattcaaaaaagaATCTACTTGTACCAATGAGCTGCCACGCCTCTAAACATCTCTTTATTTTCATCGTATCACTATCTAAATGTCAATCAAGCTATTTAAATAAGTATGTTTCTTAAATAGATACATAAATATCACAACACAAGACACACTAgctttaatatattatcatgTCTTCTGAGTACGGTTTGTTGATTCCTCTCATTCCATTAAAACTCTTTTCCTGCTTTGAATCTTTTATATGTTCTAAGTCGAGGCAGGCTTATGGTGATTGTGTTATTCTACTCTTAGGATTATATTATCTCGTAGTGCTCTAGTTTTAACAATTGATTTACTTATAAAAACAgctcaggcacaacaatactaAATGAGGGGCCCAAAACGTGCCATATAATGTAACGCCAAGTTGAAATGTAGTTGAATGCAAGATAAAGGCAAAACATAAATACTAAAGGatgttatttataaaatatagaCAACTAAAAGTCAGGCGTCAATACCTATTAGATGTCATTCATCTTCGCCTTCATCGTATTCATCCTCTAATTCCTCTTCTTCTTGCTCTTCATCACCAGATTCTTCCACCTCTTCCAAGTTATCATCTTCAACAATGAAGCCTCCGAGCatctcatcatcatcatcatcatcatcgtcctCTTCCATGTCTTCATCATCCATATCAGCACTGATCTTTCTAGCCTTAATTTTACTCTTACTTTTGTTTTTACTTGGTTTATCAAAATCCTTGGACCTTGTCATATAATTAGGCTTTTGAATCATCCTTGGTCTGTTAATTAAATCTTTGTCATCTTCACTGTCCCCTGTCCAGTCCTCATCATCTTTCACTCTACCtttcttcctttttcttttcccACTCACCTTGGCCTTCTTTCCTTTATTTTCATCATCCTCCGTATCTTCGCCAGATTCCTCAAGAAACCAATTCCAATTCTCGATATCCCTAATCATTTTTTTCGGGTAAGAATCAAATTCATGTCCCATTACCACAAAACCAAATTCTGCATTCAATTTTTACGCCGTCAGCATGTATGCACTTAAAACAGTACCAACAAATTAACCAATTTGCCCCACAATCCATAAGTAGAAACAtggggaaaaaaaattaaaaatccagaAATCAGATTAAAAATCATTGAAACAAACGAAGGCATTCCACAATCCAGCACAGAAAACATGCGAAAAATGTACCACGGGACAGTTCAAACTGTAGCTGAAATAGACATTATCATCAACCATTATCAAAGACACCTCCGAATTAGCAAGACTGCACAGAAAAAGAAAACTTCCATACTAAATTCCAAAAGTTAACCAAAAGGTACTGAAACAAGATACAAGCTTTGCTATTTAAATCCACCAAATGATTTCCAATTCGAATTAAACATTCTTATATTTCAAACTTCATTGCCTCCATTAACATGCCATCGATAACAATCAATCTTCACAATGTAGCATCAGCATTTTTTCATTCTTTACCAATACAACCAGACCATCAAGGGAAATaaggttaaaataaaataaaatcagacAAACATGTACTTTTGTACAATTATAACatttatatgtttttaaaatGACATGGATCCTTGGTTCATAGCATCCAAAATACAATCTAGAAAAACAAGCAATGCGTTAACAATACCCTGGTGGCAAAAAATAAGCACAAGGAAAAGAAACCTTTGACATGATCAACTCCGGAAAAATCAATATCCTCAGTCTGCAAATCTTCAACCCCATTAAACTCAAAGCCACTCTCCAAATTTCTCTCCAGAACATTTTCCACCACACTTTCACCGACATTCTCAACATCCCTCAAAGTATACCAAACGGGATTTTTCGAAGTCACGCAGAACAAATCACCGCTCTCCATTTCACCCCTATTGAACCTTCGGAAAAGCTTGACCTCGCCATGTCTGCAGACATAAATGGGGTTCAATCCGATGACTTCGAACTGGAGGCGGTGTGGTTGATTTCGGCTGCGTGGGGGGTTGAAGAATGACACGTGGCGTCGAGAAACGGTTCGGTCCGAGAAATTGAAGCCGTCGGATCGTCCGAGATCACGGGTTTGACCCGGGTTTATCAGGATTTGGGTTCCTTGTCTACTAGTGATTTCCATTTGAAGGGAAGATTCGGCATTTCAGACTTCCAACTTTGCAAAGGGACGTTTatagaaactatatatatatataaatatatatatatatatatatatatatatatatatatatatatagttttgctatcctgcccacccaccgtgcccacataatgtgcccaccatgaggtgacactcaactatcgaacgcacaattcatcacatccaatagttgagtgtcacctcatggtggACACATTAGGTGGGTACAAGaagtgggcaggatagcaaaattatatatatatatatatatatatttgagttatttgcaccaaccatccctgtgaaatattgaaaatgcacacttttcccctgtgaaattttaaaaggcATCTTTaaccctaaccttttaaaaaattagcacactcgccccttcagatgagtgttTGTtccgcacgcgcccctcatgcgactgcgcaaagattttgatttttttttttgcaccaaataccctgtgaaatattaaaaatgcatatttggcccctgtgaaaataatttttaaatttattcaacccataatacataatttttattaaaatctaattataaaatatttagcaaacatttttcgttttattaatttatttttaattttaaatttattatgattatataatgttttctaaaaaatattattattttattttttatcattattttattaaactttcttcttatttccaacttctccattaaaaatACGTTCATgaacgagatttaaatacctaaaagtaccaaaatattaaatcaaaatgataagtgaatgataagtaccaaacatttttgattttatttattttaatttttaatttttaatttttaattaatttattttaaaataaaattattactttatctcgttatcattattttttcaaatcatttcgttttttcaactttttc
Proteins encoded:
- the LOC140882862 gene encoding uncharacterized protein, yielding MEITSRQGTQILINPGQTRDLGRSDGFNFSDRTVSRRHVSFFNPPRSRNQPHRLQFEVIGLNPIYVCRHGEVKLFRRFNRGEMESGDLFCVTSKNPVWYTLRDVENVGESVVENVLERNLESGFEFNGVEDLQTEDIDFSGVDHVKEFGFVVMGHEFDSYPKKMIRDIENWNWFLEESGEDTEDDENKGKKAKVSGKRKRKKGRVKDDEDWTGDSEDDKDLINRPRMIQKPNYMTRSKDFDKPSKNKSKSKIKARKISADMDDEDMEEDDDDDDDDEMLGGFIVEDDNLEEVEESGDEEQEEEELEDEYDEGEDE